In one window of Megalopta genalis isolate 19385.01 chromosome 4, iyMegGena1_principal, whole genome shotgun sequence DNA:
- the LOC117218844 gene encoding alpha-amylase 2 codes for MLAIAALLGLFSATVVVHADHNNPNYVSDHDGMVHLFEWKWKDIATECETFLGPMGFGGVQVSPLQENVVIVNRPWWERYQPISYKWGTRSGNKEEFIDMVARCNKVGVRIYVDAVVNHMCGDHPNAVGTDGSRADTYTRDYYDVPYTRKDFHPTCAITNYNDASNVRNCELVGLHDLNQGTEYVRGKIVDFMNEAIDAGVAGFRMDAAKHMWPNDLKVIYSRLHELNQQHGFAPGSKAFIYQEVIDYGGYEAVSKYQYDEIGAVTEFKHGQELSNSFRGNNMLKWFVNWGEKWGLLPSNVALVFVDNHDTQRSNNAPLTYKSPKLYKMAVAFMLAHHYGIPRVMSSFDFNDFDMGPPQDGQQHIVSPVIRDNICSNGWVCEHRWRQIYNMIRFRNAVKGTGVNNWWDNGSNQIAFCRGNAGFVAFNGDQGDLRQTLRSCMPAGRYCDVISGNLENGRCTGKVVTVQPDGNMYVEILKNEEDGVLAIHRNAKLN; via the exons ATGTTGGCGATCGCTGCGTTACTTGGCCTGTTCTCGGCGACAGTGGTGGTCCATGCCGACCACAACAATCCAAATTATGTGTCCGACCACGACGGCATGGTGCACCTCTTCGAGTGGAAATGGAAGGACATTGCCACGGAGTGCGAGACCTTCCTTGGACCGATGGGATTCGGCGGTGTTCAG GTTTCGCCGCTCCAAGAGAACGTGGTGATCGTAAACAGGCCGTGGTGGGAACGTTACCAGCCGATCTCCTACAAATGGGGAACAAGGTCTGGTAACAAGGAAGAGTTCATCGACATGGTAGCCAGGTGCAACAAGGTCGGCGTCCGAATTTACGTGGACGCTGTCGTGAACCACATGTGCGGCGACCATCCGAACGCAGTGGGCACCGACGGCTCCCGAGCGGACACCTACACCCGCGATTACTACGACGTCCCATACACCAGAAAGGATTTCCACCCTACTTGCGCGATCACTAACTATAACGACGCGTCGAACGTGCGTAATTGCGAGCTGGTCGGCCTCCACGATTTGAACCAGGGAACCGAATACGTCAGGGGCAAAATTGTCGACTTCATGAACGAGGCGATCGACGCTGGCGTTGCTGGTTTCCG TATGGacgctgcgaaacacatgtggcCGAACGACTTGAAGGTCATATACTCGAGATTGCACGAACTGAACCAACAGCACGGCTTTGCCCCGGGAAGCAAAGCGTTCATCTACCAAGAAGTGATCGATTACGGCGGCTACGAAGCGGTTTCGAAATACCAATACGACGAAATCGGCGCGGTCACCGAATTCAAACACGGTCAAGAGCTGAGCAACTCGTTCAGGGGCAACAACATGTTGAAATGGTTCGTCAACTGGGGAGAAAAATGGGGTCTTCTGCCGTCGAACGTTGCCTTGGTCTTCGTCGACAACCACGACACTCAGCGTTCGAACAATGCTCCGCTCACCTACAAGTCACCGAAATTATACAAG ATGGCGGTGGCTTTCATGTTGGCCCATCACTACGGGATCCCGAGGGTGATGAGCTCGTTCGATTTCAACGACTTCGACATGGGCCCGCCCCAGGACGGCCAGCAGCACATCGTCTCTCCCGTGATTCGCGACAACATCTGCAGCAACGGCTGGGTCTGCGAGCACCGTTGGAGGCAGATTTACAACATGATTCGTTTCCGTAACGCTGTTAAAGGCACCGGCGTTAATAACTGGTGGGACAACGGCAGCAACCAGATCGCCTTCTGCCGAGGAAACGCCGGCTTCGTCGCGTTCAACGGCGATCAAGGCGACCTGAGGCAGACCCTGAGGAGCTGCATGCCCGCCGGCAGATACTGCGACGTGATTTCCGGTAACCTGGAGAACGGACGGTGCACCGGAAAAGTCGTCACCGTGCAGCCCGATGGCAACATGTACGTCGAGATCTTGAAGAACGAGGAGGACGGAGTGCTCGCCATCCACAGAAAC GCGAAACTGAATTAA
- the LOC117218843 gene encoding uncharacterized protein LOC117218843 isoform X2 — MPEASGSRVTDEPILYENKNVLAEDMKFLAGMPELCDVTFLVGDTREPVCAVKAVLAARSRVFHKMLYQAPSPQRKKDPPTRENKIRMFLKRSSEPLLNLQNAAQQPNQHTTLIIEEFEADVFRQVIEYIHTGCIMLQPRTLLGVMNAADYYGLNQLRSACAGFAQCCITVDTVCALLASAERYIQYKCTKSLVQKVLEFVDEHGNEVLNLGSFTLLPQHVVLLILAREELRADEFTKFQAALMWSKKFCDSNQTAILKDVIAIFLEYIQFHKIPTNVLMKEIHPLDLVPSGIIMKALAYQADPSSVEPEHSPHRVRRTDRTLSVQSSPDQYDSKTTLSSSGSDAGSDQKQHSGKNSTAEQESIGEQSQSQQHHHQQQQQHQSRQEPKTQKQQEEEEDLQQKIRIQLQMLRQELEMKRQIEEAKIHEREEELKRQQQADEAKEKDGDSKDGKKEKDKRKKSKKSKKELKKELKKREQEEAKELKRQQEEQEMLKKLEADIMKKQKEEEEYMKSRQKEEMIKTRQREDEMWTRQKEEELRKQEKLAMQQEQIEKSRQKEEEEARRQQEDAAKVREDKEKSEERSAAPEEVPKEPEDASESKELPRQNEREKEEQQKLRRDMRLQLQLQDLKQYSVLQQQLELQKQEEALLRQIEEKRREELREAPEFQLFQLYLEGRKPEAEKRAEERQAKELERKEKKKKEDRVKVRVKKPEAQKRDQQDHQPQELPVAAPREGVSGFYIRLVVTQGGGRNLIWLLKTHMF; from the exons ATGCCGGAGGCTTCGGGGTCTCGGGTGACCGACGAGCCGATTCTTTACGAGAATAAGAACGTCTTGGCGGAAGACATGAAGTTTCTGGCTGGAATGCCGGAACTTTGCGACGTCACGTTCCTCGTCGGTGACACCAGAGAGCCAGTATGCGCTGTCAAGGCTGTCCTAGCTGCGAGAAGCAG GGTGTTTCACAAGATGCTGTACCAAGCGCCGAGCCCGCAGCGCAAGAAAGATCCGCCGACACGCGAGAACAAGATCCGCATGTTCCTGAAAAGAAGCTCGGAGCCGCTGTTGAATCTGCAGAACGCGGCGCAACAG CCGAATCAGCACACAACTTTAATCATCGAGGAGTTCGAGGCGGACGTCTTCCGGCAAGTGATCGAATACATTCACACCGGTTGCATCATGCTGCAGCCTAGGACATTGCTAG GGGTGATGAATGCTGCGGATTACTACGGCTTGAACCAGCTGAGAAGTGCCTGTGCTGGATTCGCTCAGTGTTGCATAACAGTGGACACCGTGTGCGCTCTGTTGGCATCTGCGGAGCGATACATTCAGTACAAGTgtactaaatcattggttcagAAG GTACTGGAATTCGTCGACGAGCATGGCAACGAAGTGCTGAACTTGGGATCCTTCACTTTGCTGCCTCAACACGTGGTCCTGTTGATCCTGGCGAGGGAGGAACTGCGCGCTGACGAGTTCACCAAGTTTCAA GCGGCCTTGATGTGGAGCAAGAAGTTCTGCGACAGCAATCAGACCGCGATCCTGAAGGACGTGATCGCCATCTTCCTCGAATACATCCAGTTCCATAAGATTCCAACAAACGTGCTGATGAAGGAGATCCACCCGCTGGATCTGGTGCCGTCTGGGATCATCATGAAAGCGCTGGCCTATCAG GCAGACCCGAGCAGTGTCGAACCGGAACACTCCCCCCACAGAGTGAGGCGGACGGACCGCACCTTGTCGGTGCAGTCCTCCCCGGACCAGTACGACAGCAAGACGACACTGAGCTCGAGCGGTTCTGACGCCGGCTCCGATCAGAAGCAGCATTCAG GTAAAAACAGCACAGCCGAGCAGGAATCGATCGGGGAGCAGAGCCAGTCGCAGCAGCACCAccaccagcagcagcagcaacaccAGTCGCGGCAGGAGCCGAAGACCCAGAAGCAACAGGAGGAAGAAGAGGACCTGCAGCAAAAGATCAGGATCCAGCTGCAGATGCTCAGGCAGGAGTTAGAGATGAAGCGGCAGATAGAGGAAGCGAAGATACACGAGCGGGAGGAGGAGCTGAAGAGGCAGCAGCAGGCCGACGAGGCCAAGGAGAAAGACGGGGACTCGAAGGATGGTAAAAAGGAGAAGGACAAGCGGAAGAAGAGCAAGAAGTCGAAGAAGGAGCTGAAGAAGGAGCTGAAGAAGAGGGAGCAAGAGGAGGCGAAGGAGCTGAAGAGGCAGCAGGAGGAGCAGGAGATGCTGAAGAAACTGGAGGCGGATATCATGAAGAagcagaaggaggaggaggagtacATGAAGAGTAGACAGAAGGAGGAGATGATCAAGACCAGGCAAAGGGAGGACGAGATGTGGACCAGGCAGAAGGAGGAAGAGCTGAGGAAGCAGGAGAAGCTGGCGATGCAGCAGGAGCAGATTGAGAAATCGAGGcagaaagaggaagaagaagctaGGAGGCAACAGGAGGACGCGGCCAAAGTTCGGGAAGACAAAGAGAAGTCGGAGGAGAGGTCCGCCGCTCCGGAAGAGGTTCCCAAGGAGCCGGAGGACGCGTCCGAGTCGAAGGAGCTGCCGAggcagaacgagagagagaaggaggaaCAACAAAAGCTTCGGAGAGACATGCGGCTGCAGTTGCAGTTGCAGGACCTGAAGCAGTATTCGGTTCTGCAGCAGCAGCTGGAGCTACAGAAGCAGGAGGAAGCGTTGCTCAGGCAGATAGAGGAGAAGCGGAGGGAGGAGCTGCGAGAGGCTCCGGAGTTTCAGCTGTTCCAATTGTACCTCGAAGGCCGGAAGCCCGAGgccgagaaacgcgcggaggaACGGCAGGCGAAGGAGCTCGAGcggaaggagaagaagaagaaagaggaCAGGGTGAAGGTGCGCGTGAAGAAACCGGAGGCCCAGAAGCGGGACCAGCAGGACCACCAGCCGCAGGAGCTGCCGGTCGCTGCTCCCAGAGAAGGAGTCAGCGGCTTCTACATCAGATTGGTGGTAACGCAAGGGGGCGGCAGGAACTTGATTTGGCTCCTGAAGACGCACATGTTCTGA
- the LOC117218843 gene encoding serine-enriched protein isoform X3, translated as MPEASGSRVTDEPILYENKNVLAEDMKFLAGMPELCDVTFLVGDTREPVCAVKAVLAARSRVFHKMLYQAPSPQRKKDPPTRENKIRMFLKRSSEPLLNLQNAAQQRSGFTQQLAPIQEPNQHTTLIIEEFEADVFRQVIEYIHTGCIMLQPRTLLGVMNAADYYGLNQLRSACAGFAQCCITVDTVCALLASAERYIQYKCTKSLVQKVLEFVDEHGNEVLNLGSFTLLPQHVVLLILAREELRADEFTKFQAALMWSKKFCDSNQTAILKDVIAIFLEYIQFHKIPTNVLMKEIHPLDLVPSGIIMKALAYQTRAVSNRNTPPTE; from the exons ATGCCGGAGGCTTCGGGGTCTCGGGTGACCGACGAGCCGATTCTTTACGAGAATAAGAACGTCTTGGCGGAAGACATGAAGTTTCTGGCTGGAATGCCGGAACTTTGCGACGTCACGTTCCTCGTCGGTGACACCAGAGAGCCAGTATGCGCTGTCAAGGCTGTCCTAGCTGCGAGAAGCAG GGTGTTTCACAAGATGCTGTACCAAGCGCCGAGCCCGCAGCGCAAGAAAGATCCGCCGACACGCGAGAACAAGATCCGCATGTTCCTGAAAAGAAGCTCGGAGCCGCTGTTGAATCTGCAGAACGCGGCGCAACAG CGGTCAGGGTTCACGCAGCAGTTGGCTCCCATTCAAGAG CCGAATCAGCACACAACTTTAATCATCGAGGAGTTCGAGGCGGACGTCTTCCGGCAAGTGATCGAATACATTCACACCGGTTGCATCATGCTGCAGCCTAGGACATTGCTAG GGGTGATGAATGCTGCGGATTACTACGGCTTGAACCAGCTGAGAAGTGCCTGTGCTGGATTCGCTCAGTGTTGCATAACAGTGGACACCGTGTGCGCTCTGTTGGCATCTGCGGAGCGATACATTCAGTACAAGTgtactaaatcattggttcagAAG GTACTGGAATTCGTCGACGAGCATGGCAACGAAGTGCTGAACTTGGGATCCTTCACTTTGCTGCCTCAACACGTGGTCCTGTTGATCCTGGCGAGGGAGGAACTGCGCGCTGACGAGTTCACCAAGTTTCAA GCGGCCTTGATGTGGAGCAAGAAGTTCTGCGACAGCAATCAGACCGCGATCCTGAAGGACGTGATCGCCATCTTCCTCGAATACATCCAGTTCCATAAGATTCCAACAAACGTGCTGATGAAGGAGATCCACCCGCTGGATCTGGTGCCGTCTGGGATCATCATGAAAGCGCTGGCCTATCAG ACCCGAGCAGTGTCGAACCGGAACACTCCCCCCACAGAGTGA
- the LOC117218843 gene encoding uncharacterized protein LOC117218843 isoform X1, whose protein sequence is MPEASGSRVTDEPILYENKNVLAEDMKFLAGMPELCDVTFLVGDTREPVCAVKAVLAARSRVFHKMLYQAPSPQRKKDPPTRENKIRMFLKRSSEPLLNLQNAAQQRSGFTQQLAPIQEPNQHTTLIIEEFEADVFRQVIEYIHTGCIMLQPRTLLGVMNAADYYGLNQLRSACAGFAQCCITVDTVCALLASAERYIQYKCTKSLVQKVLEFVDEHGNEVLNLGSFTLLPQHVVLLILAREELRADEFTKFQAALMWSKKFCDSNQTAILKDVIAIFLEYIQFHKIPTNVLMKEIHPLDLVPSGIIMKALAYQADPSSVEPEHSPHRVRRTDRTLSVQSSPDQYDSKTTLSSSGSDAGSDQKQHSGKNSTAEQESIGEQSQSQQHHHQQQQQHQSRQEPKTQKQQEEEEDLQQKIRIQLQMLRQELEMKRQIEEAKIHEREEELKRQQQADEAKEKDGDSKDGKKEKDKRKKSKKSKKELKKELKKREQEEAKELKRQQEEQEMLKKLEADIMKKQKEEEEYMKSRQKEEMIKTRQREDEMWTRQKEEELRKQEKLAMQQEQIEKSRQKEEEEARRQQEDAAKVREDKEKSEERSAAPEEVPKEPEDASESKELPRQNEREKEEQQKLRRDMRLQLQLQDLKQYSVLQQQLELQKQEEALLRQIEEKRREELREAPEFQLFQLYLEGRKPEAEKRAEERQAKELERKEKKKKEDRVKVRVKKPEAQKRDQQDHQPQELPVAAPREGVSGFYIRLVVTQGGGRNLIWLLKTHMF, encoded by the exons ATGCCGGAGGCTTCGGGGTCTCGGGTGACCGACGAGCCGATTCTTTACGAGAATAAGAACGTCTTGGCGGAAGACATGAAGTTTCTGGCTGGAATGCCGGAACTTTGCGACGTCACGTTCCTCGTCGGTGACACCAGAGAGCCAGTATGCGCTGTCAAGGCTGTCCTAGCTGCGAGAAGCAG GGTGTTTCACAAGATGCTGTACCAAGCGCCGAGCCCGCAGCGCAAGAAAGATCCGCCGACACGCGAGAACAAGATCCGCATGTTCCTGAAAAGAAGCTCGGAGCCGCTGTTGAATCTGCAGAACGCGGCGCAACAG CGGTCAGGGTTCACGCAGCAGTTGGCTCCCATTCAAGAG CCGAATCAGCACACAACTTTAATCATCGAGGAGTTCGAGGCGGACGTCTTCCGGCAAGTGATCGAATACATTCACACCGGTTGCATCATGCTGCAGCCTAGGACATTGCTAG GGGTGATGAATGCTGCGGATTACTACGGCTTGAACCAGCTGAGAAGTGCCTGTGCTGGATTCGCTCAGTGTTGCATAACAGTGGACACCGTGTGCGCTCTGTTGGCATCTGCGGAGCGATACATTCAGTACAAGTgtactaaatcattggttcagAAG GTACTGGAATTCGTCGACGAGCATGGCAACGAAGTGCTGAACTTGGGATCCTTCACTTTGCTGCCTCAACACGTGGTCCTGTTGATCCTGGCGAGGGAGGAACTGCGCGCTGACGAGTTCACCAAGTTTCAA GCGGCCTTGATGTGGAGCAAGAAGTTCTGCGACAGCAATCAGACCGCGATCCTGAAGGACGTGATCGCCATCTTCCTCGAATACATCCAGTTCCATAAGATTCCAACAAACGTGCTGATGAAGGAGATCCACCCGCTGGATCTGGTGCCGTCTGGGATCATCATGAAAGCGCTGGCCTATCAG GCAGACCCGAGCAGTGTCGAACCGGAACACTCCCCCCACAGAGTGAGGCGGACGGACCGCACCTTGTCGGTGCAGTCCTCCCCGGACCAGTACGACAGCAAGACGACACTGAGCTCGAGCGGTTCTGACGCCGGCTCCGATCAGAAGCAGCATTCAG GTAAAAACAGCACAGCCGAGCAGGAATCGATCGGGGAGCAGAGCCAGTCGCAGCAGCACCAccaccagcagcagcagcaacaccAGTCGCGGCAGGAGCCGAAGACCCAGAAGCAACAGGAGGAAGAAGAGGACCTGCAGCAAAAGATCAGGATCCAGCTGCAGATGCTCAGGCAGGAGTTAGAGATGAAGCGGCAGATAGAGGAAGCGAAGATACACGAGCGGGAGGAGGAGCTGAAGAGGCAGCAGCAGGCCGACGAGGCCAAGGAGAAAGACGGGGACTCGAAGGATGGTAAAAAGGAGAAGGACAAGCGGAAGAAGAGCAAGAAGTCGAAGAAGGAGCTGAAGAAGGAGCTGAAGAAGAGGGAGCAAGAGGAGGCGAAGGAGCTGAAGAGGCAGCAGGAGGAGCAGGAGATGCTGAAGAAACTGGAGGCGGATATCATGAAGAagcagaaggaggaggaggagtacATGAAGAGTAGACAGAAGGAGGAGATGATCAAGACCAGGCAAAGGGAGGACGAGATGTGGACCAGGCAGAAGGAGGAAGAGCTGAGGAAGCAGGAGAAGCTGGCGATGCAGCAGGAGCAGATTGAGAAATCGAGGcagaaagaggaagaagaagctaGGAGGCAACAGGAGGACGCGGCCAAAGTTCGGGAAGACAAAGAGAAGTCGGAGGAGAGGTCCGCCGCTCCGGAAGAGGTTCCCAAGGAGCCGGAGGACGCGTCCGAGTCGAAGGAGCTGCCGAggcagaacgagagagagaaggaggaaCAACAAAAGCTTCGGAGAGACATGCGGCTGCAGTTGCAGTTGCAGGACCTGAAGCAGTATTCGGTTCTGCAGCAGCAGCTGGAGCTACAGAAGCAGGAGGAAGCGTTGCTCAGGCAGATAGAGGAGAAGCGGAGGGAGGAGCTGCGAGAGGCTCCGGAGTTTCAGCTGTTCCAATTGTACCTCGAAGGCCGGAAGCCCGAGgccgagaaacgcgcggaggaACGGCAGGCGAAGGAGCTCGAGcggaaggagaagaagaagaaagaggaCAGGGTGAAGGTGCGCGTGAAGAAACCGGAGGCCCAGAAGCGGGACCAGCAGGACCACCAGCCGCAGGAGCTGCCGGTCGCTGCTCCCAGAGAAGGAGTCAGCGGCTTCTACATCAGATTGGTGGTAACGCAAGGGGGCGGCAGGAACTTGATTTGGCTCCTGAAGACGCACATGTTCTGA